The Impatiens glandulifera chromosome 3, dImpGla2.1, whole genome shotgun sequence genome contains a region encoding:
- the LOC124929269 gene encoding probable pectate lyase 10, which yields MIKTSTMADGLEDKAKRMNEEAVQDPEVVTSMVDMVIKNSTERRNLGFFSCGTGNPIDDCWRCDPNWRRNRKRLANCAIGFGRNSVGGRDGKYYVVTDSKDDDPVNPKPGTLRYAVIQERPLWIVFKRDMMITLKQELIMNSFKTIDGRGANVHIAYGGCITIQYVTNVIIHGLNIHDCKPTGNAMVRSSPSHYGWRTIADGDGVSIFGSSHIWVDHNSLSNCADGLVDAIMGSTAITISNNYFTHHNEVILLGHSDSYTRDKIMQVTIAYNHFGEGLIQRMPRCRHGYFHVVNNDYTHWEMYAIGGSADPTINSQGNRYLAPVNPFAKEVTKRVEPQEGGWKKWNWRSEGDLLLNGAFFTPSGVGAAASYARASSLGAKSSSLVASLTSGAGALTCRTGSQC from the exons GTTAGAAGATAAAGCTAAAAGGATGAATGAAGAAGCAGTTCAAGATCCAGAAGTGGTTACTTCCATGGTTGACAT GGTAATTAAGAATAGCACCGAAAGGAGGAATCTTGGATTCTTCTCATGTGGAACAGGGAATCCAATCGACGATTGCTGGAGATGTGATCCCAATTGGCGTCGAAATCGCAAGCGTCTAGCCAACTGTGCGATTGGGTTCGGTCGTAACTCCGTCGGTGGACGTGATGGCAAGTACTATGTCGTCACGGACTCAAAAGATGATGACCCTGTTAATCCTAAACCGGGAACTCTTCGATATGCTGTTATCCAAGAGAGGCCTTTATGGATCGTATTTAAACGGGACATGATGATCACTCTTAAGCAAGAACTGATAATGAATAGTTTCAAGACGATTGATGGTAGGGGAGCGAATGTACATATTGCATATGGAGGTTGTATAACTATTCAATATGTTACGAATGTTATCATTCATGGTCTTAATATTCATGATTGTAAGCCGACGGGTAATGCTATGGTTCGAAGTTCGCCTAGTCATTATGGATGGAGAACGATTGCGGATGGAGATGGGGTTTCGATATTTGGGTCGAGTCATATTTGGGTTGATCATAATTCTCTATCGAATTGTGCTGATGGACTTGTGGATGCTATTATGGGTTCTACTGCTATTACCATTTCCAACAATTACTTCACCCACCACAATGAG GTGATTCTACTGGGTCATAGCGACTCGTACACGAGGGACAAGATTATGCAGGTGACAATTGCCTACAACCATTTTGGAGAAGGACTAATTCAAAGAATGCCAAGGTGTAGACATGGGTATTTCCATGTAGTGAACAATGACTACACTCATTGGGAAATGTATGCCATAGGAGGTAGCGCAGATCCAACAATCAACAGCCAAGGGAACCGATATCTCGCCCCTGTCAATCCTTTCGCTAaagag GTGACAAAGAGAGTTGAGCCACAAGAAGGTGGATGGAAGAAATGGAACTGGAGATCAGAAGGAGATCTTTTGCTGAATGGGGCTTTTTTCACCCCATCAGGAGTGGGTGCTGCAGCCAGCTATGCCAGAGCCTCTAGTTTGGGAGCCAAGTCTTCATCTTTGGTAGCCAGTCTTACCTCCGGTGCTGGTGCTCTTACATGTCGCACAGGCTCACAATGTTAA